From one Lolium rigidum isolate FL_2022 chromosome 4, APGP_CSIRO_Lrig_0.1, whole genome shotgun sequence genomic stretch:
- the LOC124647605 gene encoding auxin-responsive protein SAUR32-like, translated as MSNVPTSLRDSSLTVFRLAISSSDPWAAPKGCVTVRVGADGEEQRRFAVPLGHLSHPLFAALLEEAEREYGFRHQGAIAIPCRVDRFVHVEQLIDRDLGDHHLHLVDLDNCGATLTAGHSNSHIQLPRFVGCFRD; from the exons ATGTCCAACGTGCCCACCTCCCTCCGCGACTCCTCCCTCACCGTCTTCCGCCTCGCCATCTCCAGCTCCGACCCTTG GGCGGCGCCCAAGGGGTGCGTGACGGTGCGCGTGGGCGCCGACGGCGAGGAGCAGCGCCGGTTCGCCGTCCCGCTGGGCCACCTCAGCCACCCGCTCTTCGCCGCGCTGctcgaggaggcggagcgcgagtacGGCTTCCGGCACCAGGGAGCCATCGCAATCCCCTGCCGCGTCGACCGCTTCGTCCACGTCGAGCAGCTCATCGACCGCGACCTCGGCGACCACCACCTGCACCTCGTCGACCTGGACAACTGCGGCGCCACCCTCACCGCCGGACACAGCAACAGCCACATCCAGCTGCCGCGCTTCGTCGGCTGCTTCCGCGACTGA
- the LOC124708918 gene encoding auxin-responsive protein SAUR32-like, whose amino-acid sequence MPHRQQGAPKGCVTVRVGAEGEDQRRFAVPLGHLSHPLFAALLEEAEREYGFRHQGAIAIPCRVDRFVHVEQLIDRDLGDHRHLVDLDNCAATVNAAGGHGHGHSHINLPRFVGCFRD is encoded by the coding sequence ATGCCGCACCGGCAGCAAGGAGCGCCCAAGGGGTGCGTGACGGTGCGGGTGGGCGCCGAGGGCGAGGACCAGCGCCGGTTCGCGGTCCCGCTGGGCCACCTCAGCCACCCGCTCTTCGCCGCGCTGctcgaggaggcggagcgcgagtacGGCTTCCGGCACCAGGGCGCCATCGCCATCCCCTGCCGCGTCGACCGCTTCGTCCACGTCGAGCAGCTCATCGACCGCGACCTCGGCGACCACCGCCACCTCGTCGACCTCGACAACTGCGCCGCCACCGTCAACGCCGCAGGCGGACATGGCCACGGCCACAGCCACATCAACCTGCCGCGCTTCGTCGGCTGCTTCCGCGACTGA